From Woronichinia naegeliana WA131, the proteins below share one genomic window:
- a CDS encoding AAA family ATPase: protein MQDLTKITYQPPVPGQTMSPSMIEADSSEAGIQNVIGILRRRWLVLSLVSLSVFTFQLSKALKAPPVYEAQFQLLIQRPEQDITNPLEGAAILGQGRGSDDDYYNTQMTILLGNKLLNPVLQKIYQKYPDFNKHTFGYDEFLRQLSISRPEKGQILTVRYIDSDPQRVEFVLQSLAKAFLDYTKEDQDLKTQEKLKFVNQQIPLLQRQVITLQDRLLRLKEKYEFYNPEEQGQFYGNDLNITSQKKREVTLQIQQIESIINILEIKLNTTENKALALDTLAQSPQYLQLISKLNEINLELAKQSNRLTDDNVVVQQLKADRESILRLLDQYSSSLPKSVQDNISKPDLLTTAPNAVRTSLTAKLLDAKIQLKELQAQQQYLILTEANARNNLKKFTHIVNRYLNIERQLQLSAESLNRLSASKQALEVESAKRFVPWRLVSVIEPPESPKNNLPKDILQAILMGLLAGGAVAMLVENLDRTYHNPEDLARDFDKTLLGVIPFEGKLKAITQKSKVKNDKTNFLEAFSILYSNLFFLGQKQTCRSFIITSATSGDGKSTVSFFLALAAAKLGQRVLLIDGDRYFPQGKIWKQLAESFNADLDFPEVQSEDSRLQQYNFEVLANNLLYFKTKDDAMEPKQLMSSTSLFTLIQQWQASFDIILIDTPPILGISDAKLIASKTDGVLLVVRLEQTIKDSIRLALHELNLGNLNLLGLVANGAKRYGSGYYYNYYYYRNRYYSPKKRLKQMEES, encoded by the coding sequence ATGCAAGATCTGACCAAGATAACCTATCAGCCTCCGGTTCCAGGGCAAACAATGTCGCCTTCGATGATTGAGGCTGACTCCTCAGAAGCAGGTATCCAGAACGTGATTGGTATTTTGCGTCGGAGATGGCTAGTCCTATCGTTGGTCAGCTTGAGTGTTTTCACCTTTCAGCTATCCAAAGCTCTCAAAGCTCCACCGGTGTACGAAGCACAGTTTCAGCTTTTAATACAACGTCCTGAACAAGATATCACCAATCCGTTAGAAGGAGCCGCTATTCTAGGTCAAGGACGTGGATCAGATGACGATTACTATAATACTCAGATGACTATTCTGCTCGGGAATAAATTACTGAATCCTGTTCTGCAAAAAATATATCAGAAATACCCTGATTTCAATAAACACACATTTGGCTATGATGAATTCTTGCGGCAACTTTCTATTTCCCGTCCTGAAAAAGGACAAATCTTAACCGTTAGGTATATTGACAGCGATCCTCAAAGAGTTGAATTTGTTTTACAAAGCCTTGCCAAAGCCTTCCTAGATTATACGAAAGAAGATCAGGATTTAAAAACCCAAGAAAAATTGAAATTCGTCAATCAACAAATTCCTCTATTGCAAAGACAGGTTATCACTCTACAGGATCGACTACTTCGCTTAAAAGAAAAATATGAATTCTATAATCCCGAAGAGCAAGGTCAATTTTATGGAAATGACTTAAATATCACGAGCCAGAAAAAACGAGAAGTTACTCTCCAAATTCAACAAATAGAAAGTATTATTAATATACTGGAAATAAAATTAAATACGACCGAGAATAAAGCTCTTGCCCTTGACACTCTTGCTCAATCTCCCCAATATCTTCAGCTTATTAGCAAACTGAATGAAATCAATCTAGAGTTGGCTAAACAATCAAACCGATTAACAGATGATAACGTGGTTGTTCAGCAACTCAAAGCAGACAGAGAGAGTATCCTGCGCTTGCTTGATCAATATTCTTCCTCTCTGCCTAAATCGGTTCAAGATAATATTTCTAAACCCGATCTATTAACTACGGCTCCGAATGCTGTTCGTACTAGTTTGACGGCAAAATTACTGGATGCAAAGATTCAATTAAAGGAACTACAAGCCCAGCAGCAATACTTAATTCTGACGGAGGCTAATGCTCGTAATAATCTTAAAAAATTTACCCATATTGTCAATCGTTATCTTAATATTGAGCGACAACTTCAGCTCTCGGCGGAAAGTTTGAACCGTCTATCTGCCTCAAAACAGGCCCTAGAAGTTGAAAGTGCTAAACGTTTTGTTCCTTGGCGACTCGTCTCTGTTATTGAACCGCCAGAATCACCCAAAAATAATTTACCGAAGGATATTCTACAGGCTATCTTGATGGGATTATTGGCTGGGGGAGCGGTCGCAATGTTGGTAGAAAATTTAGATAGAACTTACCATAATCCTGAAGATCTGGCTAGAGACTTTGATAAAACCTTGTTGGGGGTAATTCCTTTTGAAGGTAAACTTAAGGCGATCACGCAAAAAAGCAAGGTTAAAAATGATAAAACTAATTTTTTAGAGGCTTTTTCCATCCTCTATTCTAATCTATTTTTTCTGGGTCAAAAGCAGACCTGTCGTAGTTTTATTATTACTTCAGCCACTTCTGGAGATGGCAAGTCAACTGTCTCATTCTTCCTGGCGCTGGCAGCAGCAAAATTAGGACAGCGTGTTCTCCTCATTGATGGCGATCGCTATTTTCCTCAAGGCAAGATCTGGAAACAGTTGGCAGAATCTTTTAATGCAGATTTAGATTTTCCCGAAGTACAATCAGAAGATTCAAGGCTACAGCAATATAATTTTGAAGTCTTGGCTAATAACTTGCTTTATTTCAAGACCAAAGATGACGCAATGGAACCCAAACAGTTAATGTCATCGACCAGCTTATTTACCTTAATCCAACAATGGCAAGCCAGCTTTGATATCATTCTCATTGATACGCCACCAATCTTAGGGATATCGGACGCTAAACTGATTGCCAGTAAAACGGATGGCGTTCTTTTAGTGGTAAGACTTGAGCAAACTATTAAAGATAGTATTCGTTTAGCCCTGCATGAGTTGAATTTAGGGAATTTAAACCTATTAGGTCTGGTTGCCAATGGAGCCAAGCGGTATGGTAGTGGCTACTATTACAATTATTATTATTACAGGAATCGCTATTACAGTCCTAAAAAGAGACTCAAACAGATGGAAGAAAGCTAG
- a CDS encoding PIN domain-containing protein: MKKIFLDTFYLQALADYQDNAHQKALEMTNALGGFLSVTSEIVLTKLLNALCGRGEYFRQAGLSIVDGLQQNKSVVIVPQTPQLFAEALAFYRQRKDKSYSLTDCASMLIMRQQNIRDVLTFDRHFQQECFNALLRDDS; encoded by the coding sequence ATGAAAAAGATTTTTTTGGATACTTTTTATCTTCAAGCCTTAGCCGATTACCAAGATAATGCCCATCAAAAAGCGTTGGAAATGACAAATGCTTTAGGTGGGTTTCTTTCGGTGACAAGTGAAATAGTCTTAACGAAATTACTCAATGCTCTATGCGGAAGAGGTGAGTATTTTCGTCAAGCGGGGCTGAGTATTGTGGATGGTTTACAACAAAATAAAAGCGTTGTAATTGTTCCCCAAACACCTCAATTATTTGCCGAAGCCTTAGCTTTTTATCGTCAAAGAAAAGATAAAAGTTATAGCTTGACCGATTGTGCTTCTATGTTGATTATGAGACAGCAAAATATCAGAGATGTCTTGACATTTGATCGTCATTTTCAACAGGAATGTTTTAATGCTTTATTGAGGGATGATTCTTAA
- a CDS encoding DUF2442 domain-containing protein, translating into MLWFDNEEQKIFDLKPYLNKGIFSQLKNVSLCTSAPVVAGSVEWPNGLDLSYDTLYLESITIKKPD; encoded by the coding sequence ATGCTTTGGTTTGATAACGAAGAACAAAAAATATTTGATCTAAAACCCTACCTCAACAAAGGCATATTTAGTCAATTAAAAAATGTTTCTTTATGTACTTCAGCACCAGTCGTTGCAGGTTCCGTTGAATGGCCAAACGGCCTTGACCTCAGTTACGATACACTTTATCTAGAAAGCATAACCATTAAAAAACCTGATTAA
- a CDS encoding EamA family transporter — protein sequence MQSFLIWLLVIFCGAFFTLCDSLSANWGKTGDWKSMAIVCILSPFTYLFFGLLNQKVNLGIAGSLVNLMIVMGTVFVGIFYFHETLTSVQYIGLFLALVAIALLNT from the coding sequence ATGCAATCATTTTTAATTTGGCTATTAGTGATCTTCTGTGGAGCTTTTTTTACGCTTTGCGACTCTCTTAGTGCTAATTGGGGTAAAACGGGGGATTGGAAAAGTATGGCCATTGTCTGTATTTTATCACCGTTCACTTACCTATTTTTTGGCTTGCTTAATCAAAAAGTTAATTTAGGCATTGCCGGTTCTTTGGTTAATTTAATGATTGTCATGGGGACTGTTTTTGTTGGTATCTTTTATTTCCATGAAACTTTGACTTCTGTTCAATATATCGGACTATTCCTTGCTTTGGTTGCGATCGCTTTACTGAACACTTAA
- a CDS encoding ISL3 family transposase: MLFFLENLVDLPKVKIRNVIQEGTEAFLILSCQEEEVKCNYCGGLTDELHQTNNLLIRDLPISGQTVYLQVPRRKFYCKKCQRFFTENLEFMEARRKYTVRYEEYVYNRVNVSSVEQVSREEALSWDKVHGIYQRQCEKKKKDWQGIKKVGIDEISKRKGHKNFVTVVGDLEKGELIEVIDSHQQDEIIEALMEKPLEVREAVEEVSVDMWGGFPKVIEKVFPNAVIVTDRFQVMKAVNEELNKIRKQTSFTLKIKGEKWLLLKNKKDLTEEELQKLELVLKQSNRLRKAYEYKESFREIYEKVKDKEEGRLKFTEWQENAKSIYTECN, encoded by the coding sequence ATGTTATTTTTTCTAGAAAATCTGGTAGATTTGCCAAAGGTAAAAATAAGAAATGTTATTCAAGAAGGAACAGAGGCTTTTTTGATACTGAGTTGTCAAGAGGAAGAAGTCAAATGTAATTACTGTGGAGGATTAACCGATGAATTACATCAGACCAACAATCTACTCATAAGGGATTTGCCCATTTCTGGTCAAACGGTGTACCTACAAGTCCCTCGTCGTAAGTTTTATTGTAAAAAATGTCAAAGGTTTTTTACAGAAAATCTAGAATTTATGGAAGCACGTAGAAAATATACAGTGCGGTATGAAGAATATGTGTATAATCGAGTAAATGTGAGCAGTGTGGAACAAGTAAGCCGAGAAGAAGCCCTATCTTGGGATAAAGTTCATGGAATTTATCAACGTCAATGTGAAAAGAAAAAAAAAGATTGGCAAGGGATAAAAAAAGTAGGAATAGATGAAATATCGAAACGAAAAGGTCATAAGAATTTTGTAACAGTGGTAGGAGACCTAGAAAAAGGAGAATTAATAGAAGTAATTGATAGTCATCAACAAGATGAAATAATTGAAGCCCTGATGGAGAAACCATTAGAGGTAAGAGAAGCTGTCGAGGAAGTGAGTGTGGATATGTGGGGAGGATTTCCAAAAGTAATAGAAAAAGTGTTTCCTAATGCGGTAATTGTGACGGATAGATTTCAGGTAATGAAAGCGGTGAATGAAGAATTAAATAAAATCCGTAAACAGACAAGCTTTACTCTAAAAATTAAGGGAGAAAAGTGGCTATTATTAAAAAATAAAAAAGACCTGACAGAGGAGGAATTACAAAAACTAGAATTGGTGTTAAAGCAATCAAATCGTTTACGAAAAGCCTATGAGTATAAAGAATCATTTCGAGAGATATATGAAAAAGTAAAGGACAAGGAGGAAGGACGTTTAAAATTCACAGAATGGCAAGAGAATGCTAAAAGCATTTATACAGAATGTAATTAG
- a CDS encoding ABC transporter substrate-binding protein, whose product MKIKMLSKRIIKFAGLVLSLGLSLMLFVSCSTPIVKEQVVFSVLSDPKTFNAVLSAESPNIFGLTYEGLITENPITGKKEPTLAESWTISEDNKTIVFTLRDGLKWSDGQPLTSEDVIFSYNNLYLNPKIPNNYRDSLRIGQSKAFPKIQKLDDRRIQFQITEPFAPFLDAAELPILPAHVLRETIEKKDKNGNPIFLTVWGTDTPPQDLIVNGAYKLKSYVTSQRLIFEKNPYYWKKDNQGNALPHIPEVVWAIVESTDTSLLQFRSGSLDSVGISPEYFSLLKKEEERGNFTIYNGGPAYGTSFLSFNLNQGQRKGKPLVDPIKSKWFNNLNFRQAIAYGIDRDQMINNIYRGLGSKQNSQVSVQSPFYNKNLKGYNYDPEKAKKLLSQAGFQYNAKNELLDSNGNLVQFVLNTNAGNKIREAMGTQIQEDLGKIGIKVDFSPISFNVLVDKMSNSLDWDAIILGLTGGNDPHAPNVWYVDGNLHMFNQEPQPGTQPIQGRVISDWEKQIAALYLQGSQILQFDERRKIYDQAQVLVQEYLPFIYLVNPYALSAVRNRFCGIQFSALGGAFWNLEQLKICDQKPNQNNSGSRSSSSS is encoded by the coding sequence ATGAAAATAAAAATGTTATCTAAAAGAATTATAAAGTTTGCTGGACTTGTTTTGAGTCTCGGCTTAAGTTTAATGCTGTTCGTTAGTTGTTCCACCCCGATTGTAAAGGAGCAAGTTGTTTTTTCCGTTTTAAGTGATCCCAAAACCTTTAATGCGGTTTTATCGGCAGAATCTCCCAATATTTTTGGTTTAACCTATGAAGGCTTAATTACCGAGAATCCGATTACGGGCAAAAAGGAACCAACTTTAGCCGAATCCTGGACAATTTCTGAGGATAATAAAACTATCGTCTTTACGCTTAGAGATGGTTTAAAGTGGTCAGACGGTCAGCCACTAACGAGCGAAGATGTGATTTTTAGCTATAATAACCTGTACTTAAATCCCAAGATTCCTAATAATTACCGTGACAGTTTACGGATTGGCCAAAGTAAAGCTTTTCCTAAGATTCAAAAGTTAGATGATCGTCGTATTCAATTTCAAATTACTGAACCCTTTGCCCCCTTTTTAGATGCGGCGGAACTCCCCATTTTACCAGCCCATGTTTTACGGGAAACCATTGAGAAAAAAGATAAAAATGGCAACCCCATCTTTTTGACTGTCTGGGGAACCGATACACCGCCCCAGGATTTGATTGTCAATGGAGCTTATAAACTTAAAAGTTATGTGACCAGTCAACGTCTTATTTTTGAAAAAAATCCCTATTATTGGAAAAAAGATAATCAAGGCAATGCTTTACCCCATATTCCTGAAGTGGTGTGGGCGATCGTGGAGTCAACCGATACCTCTTTGTTACAATTCCGTTCAGGTAGTCTTGATTCCGTAGGGATTTCTCCTGAATATTTTTCTTTGCTTAAAAAAGAGGAAGAACGGGGCAATTTTACCATTTATAATGGTGGGCCTGCCTATGGCACTAGTTTTTTGAGTTTTAACTTGAATCAGGGTCAGCGCAAAGGTAAACCCCTAGTCGATCCGATTAAATCAAAATGGTTTAATAATCTCAATTTTCGGCAAGCGATCGCCTATGGCATTGACCGCGATCAGATGATTAATAATATTTATCGTGGGTTAGGGTCAAAACAAAATTCTCAAGTTTCTGTCCAATCTCCCTTTTATAATAAAAATCTTAAAGGTTATAACTACGATCCTGAAAAGGCCAAAAAACTTTTATCGCAAGCTGGTTTTCAATATAATGCTAAAAATGAATTATTAGATTCCAATGGCAATCTTGTCCAATTTGTCTTGAATACGAATGCCGGTAATAAAATTCGAGAAGCAATGGGAACGCAGATTCAGGAAGACTTAGGTAAAATTGGCATCAAAGTGGATTTTAGTCCCATCAGTTTTAATGTTTTAGTTGACAAAATGAGTAATAGTTTGGACTGGGATGCCATTATTTTAGGGTTAACAGGAGGAAATGATCCCCACGCGCCGAATGTTTGGTACGTTGATGGTAATTTACATATGTTTAATCAGGAACCTCAGCCTGGAACCCAACCTATTCAAGGACGAGTTATCTCCGATTGGGAAAAGCAAATCGCCGCTCTTTATCTTCAGGGTTCCCAGATTCTTCAGTTTGATGAGCGTCGCAAAATCTACGATCAAGCTCAAGTTTTAGTCCAAGAATATTTACCCTTTATTTATTTAGTTAACCCCTATGCTCTTTCTGCGGTTCGTAATCGTTTTTGTGGCATTCAATTTTCAGCCTTAGGGGGAGCTTTTTGGAATTTAGAACAGTTGAAAATATGCGATCAAAAACCTAATCAGAATAATAGTGGTTCGCGATCATCCTCAAGTAGCTAA
- a CDS encoding patatin-like phospholipase family protein, with translation MGLGMSFLPLPVEKIRVMKPKVAIACQGGGSQTAFTAGVMKALFENHIQDHFHIVSLSGSSGGAICALLIWYALKKGDTPVWKRLLDFWEDNTAQSYQEKLFNDFVIKSLELASKGIIPQYNLSPSSPLVKTWFSMATQGLRQRFTDLNELLKTHVDFSDLAQWGAQPNSPILVLGACNILTGKLSKFNSRNEAIRIEHLLASACVPNIFPSVTIEDLAYWDGLFSDNPPIRSLIRRDFVGVENIPNELWVIKINPTTTEQIPVASDDIADRRNELEGNVSLFQSLDQIEFLNDLFLRGAFKEEFLAELDLTEPFKIPKSFSEDLDKDYHIPMIEMSEDLAKSLNYESKLDRSSENIRRLIEDGEKQGKQFLETRLKQLGIG, from the coding sequence ATGGGTCTTGGAATGTCTTTCTTACCGTTACCTGTGGAGAAAATCAGAGTTATGAAACCCAAAGTGGCGATCGCTTGTCAGGGAGGAGGCAGCCAAACGGCCTTCACTGCTGGTGTAATGAAAGCACTTTTTGAGAATCACATTCAAGATCATTTCCATATTGTCAGCTTGAGTGGTTCTTCAGGCGGTGCAATTTGTGCCCTGTTGATTTGGTATGCACTGAAAAAAGGTGACACTCCAGTATGGAAGCGACTACTAGATTTTTGGGAAGATAACACAGCCCAAAGCTATCAAGAAAAACTATTCAATGATTTTGTTATTAAATCTTTGGAATTAGCGAGTAAAGGGATTATTCCCCAATATAATCTCAGTCCTTCTTCCCCTCTAGTAAAAACTTGGTTTTCCATGGCGACCCAAGGTTTACGGCAACGTTTTACCGACCTCAACGAATTGCTGAAGACCCATGTTGATTTCTCAGACTTAGCCCAATGGGGTGCTCAACCCAATTCCCCTATTTTAGTGTTGGGGGCTTGTAACATCCTCACTGGAAAATTGAGTAAATTCAACTCCCGTAATGAAGCTATTAGAATCGAACATCTCCTCGCTTCTGCCTGTGTTCCTAACATTTTTCCGTCTGTAACGATTGAAGACCTGGCCTACTGGGATGGATTATTTTCTGACAATCCCCCCATTCGTTCTCTGATCCGGCGTGATTTTGTCGGAGTGGAAAATATTCCTAATGAACTTTGGGTCATCAAGATTAATCCAACGACCACTGAGCAGATTCCAGTGGCATCCGATGATATTGCTGATCGCCGTAATGAACTTGAAGGTAATGTCTCCTTATTTCAAAGTCTGGATCAAATTGAATTTCTGAATGACTTGTTTTTAAGAGGAGCCTTTAAAGAGGAATTTTTAGCAGAGCTTGATCTTACTGAACCCTTTAAAATCCCTAAATCTTTTTCGGAAGATCTGGATAAAGACTATCATATTCCTATGATCGAAATGTCTGAGGATTTAGCTAAAAGTCTGAACTACGAAAGTAAACTTGATCGTTCCTCTGAAAATATTCGTCGGCTGATTGAAGATGGAGAAAAACAAGGAAAACAATTCCTCGAAACCCGACTCAAGCAACTGGGAATTGGTTAG
- a CDS encoding ABC transporter ATP-binding protein/permease produces the protein MGNSRFRILLNYLAPHWKLITGGIIALLIVNALGVYIPLLIRDSIDDLHSTLSFEQVVRYALWMLVLASLMWVTRMLSRTTIFGVGRQVEYDLKQRIFQHLLTLEPAYFAVNTSGDLMSRATSDVDNVRRLVGFAVLSLINTFFAYVLTLPAMLAIHIPLSLMAIAIYPFMLLSVQLFSQKLRDQQLAVQEQLADLSELLQEDISGISLIKIYAQEENERNAFREKNHQLLKANLKLAKTRNLLFPIVEGLAYVSLLLLLAFGTTAIQKGEITIGDFIALLILVERLVFPTTLLGFTITAYQRGEVSIDRIEAIFQAIPKIKNVPRPIALKGQPLSGKITAANLTYSYPNTKTPALKNLDFTIYPGEMVAIVGPIGCGKSTLANALTRLLNIESGQLFLDGLDITQLELTDLRTAIAYVPQDSFLFSTTIANNIRYGQPLESQELVEMAAQQAYIDAEIRYFPQQYQTLVGERGITLSGGQRQRTALARALILDAPVLILDDALSSVDNQTATQILRQLSQKRHQTVIFISHQLSAAAQADRILVMEQGTIVQNGTHEELLQRSGLYQTLWQQHQLEKVLQ, from the coding sequence ATGGGCAATTCTCGCTTTCGTATCCTACTGAACTATCTTGCGCCCCACTGGAAGCTAATCACCGGCGGTATTATCGCGCTGTTGATCGTCAACGCCCTGGGAGTTTATATTCCTCTTTTGATCCGCGACAGTATTGATGACCTGCATTCCACCCTCAGCTTTGAGCAAGTGGTTCGCTATGCCCTCTGGATGTTGGTGTTGGCCTCCTTAATGTGGGTTACCCGGATGCTTTCCAGGACTACCATCTTCGGAGTCGGACGACAAGTAGAATATGATCTCAAGCAGCGTATTTTTCAGCATCTTTTAACCCTTGAACCGGCCTACTTTGCGGTGAACACCTCTGGGGATTTAATGAGCCGAGCCACCAGTGATGTGGATAATGTGCGTCGTTTGGTTGGTTTTGCTGTTCTTAGCTTGATTAATACTTTTTTTGCCTATGTGTTAACCCTGCCAGCGATGTTGGCTATTCATATTCCCCTCAGTTTGATGGCGATCGCAATTTATCCTTTCATGTTATTGAGTGTACAGTTATTCAGCCAAAAATTACGGGATCAGCAGTTAGCCGTTCAGGAACAACTCGCCGATCTAAGTGAATTACTGCAAGAAGATATTAGCGGCATTAGTTTGATCAAAATCTATGCCCAGGAAGAAAACGAACGCAATGCTTTTCGAGAGAAAAACCACCAACTCCTTAAGGCCAATTTAAAGTTAGCAAAAACACGCAATTTACTCTTTCCCATTGTGGAAGGATTGGCCTATGTTAGCCTGCTTTTACTATTAGCCTTTGGCACGACAGCGATTCAAAAAGGAGAAATTACCATTGGAGACTTTATTGCCCTACTCATTCTCGTAGAACGTTTAGTCTTTCCGACGACTTTACTAGGCTTTACCATCACTGCCTATCAACGGGGAGAAGTCAGTATTGATCGTATTGAAGCCATTTTTCAGGCTATTCCAAAGATTAAAAATGTACCTCGCCCTATTGCTCTCAAAGGTCAACCACTGAGTGGGAAAATTACCGCAGCCAACCTGACCTATTCCTATCCTAATACTAAAACACCAGCCCTAAAAAATCTGGACTTTACCATTTATCCAGGGGAAATGGTCGCTATTGTGGGCCCCATCGGCTGTGGCAAATCCACTCTGGCCAATGCCTTAACCCGTCTTTTAAACATAGAGTCAGGACAACTTTTCCTCGATGGCTTGGACATTACCCAACTAGAGCTAACGGATTTACGCACCGCGATCGCCTACGTTCCCCAGGACAGCTTTTTGTTTAGTACAACAATTGCCAATAATATTCGCTATGGTCAACCCCTAGAGAGTCAAGAATTAGTAGAAATGGCAGCCCAACAAGCCTATATAGATGCCGAGATTCGCTACTTTCCCCAACAATATCAAACTCTGGTGGGAGAACGGGGTATTACCCTTTCCGGTGGTCAACGGCAACGGACTGCCTTAGCCAGGGCCTTGATTCTGGATGCCCCCGTCTTAATTCTTGATGATGCTCTTTCCAGTGTAGATAATCAAACCGCCACGCAAATTCTGCGACAGTTATCCCAGAAACGCCACCAAACCGTTATTTTTATTTCCCATCAATTATCCGCCGCCGCCCAAGCGGATCGTATTTTAGTGATGGAGCAGGGTACAATTGTGCAAAATGGAACCCATGAAGAACTGCTACAGCGATCGGGCTTGTATCAAACCCTTTGGCAACAGCATCAACTAGAAAAAGTCTTGCAATAA
- a CDS encoding MFS transporter has translation MTTLNSDNLAPEKLRLTTKLAYGAGDFGPAITANILVFYLLFFLTDVAGLPAGLAGSVLMIGKIFDAINDPFIGVLSDRTRSIWGRRLPWILGGIIPFILFYGLQWTIPHFSEEVTVNQWGLFGYYVAIGIVFNLFYTAVNLPYTALTPELTQNYNERTGLNSFRFAFSIGGSILSLILYILIAAALPNRPKEQFWQLGLMCCSLALVALLWCSLRLQERGRSPILSIRQKRSLGRFLEIVGITLISLGILRALPFSATWFGGKGGIDYLVFFEVLLGLMLGTFGFTLMDTIVEPHLMSNPSEQKSQDEVSNLSYLQQLKIVFSNRPFLFVIGIYLCSWLAVQLTASILVYYVVSWMKLPEQQSGTVALAVQGTALIMLFFWQWVCQRLDKKIVYLLGMVIWIGAEVGLWLLQPGQVSLMYGLAILTGFGVSVAYLIPWSMIPDVVDLDELTTGKRREGIFYAFMVLLQKIGLALGLFLVGITLEAAGFMPRIPGQPIPIQPPSALFAIRFAIAPLPAAFLIIGLVLAYFYPITREVHGTIRLQLQERYLNNTQSSD, from the coding sequence ATGACTACTTTAAATTCCGACAATTTAGCACCTGAAAAGCTGCGTCTAACGACTAAATTAGCCTATGGAGCCGGAGATTTTGGCCCAGCGATTACAGCTAATATCTTAGTCTTTTATCTTCTCTTCTTTTTAACCGATGTGGCCGGTTTGCCCGCCGGATTAGCGGGTAGTGTGTTGATGATCGGTAAAATTTTTGATGCTATTAACGATCCCTTTATTGGCGTACTCAGCGATCGCACCCGGAGTATTTGGGGCAGACGTTTACCTTGGATTTTAGGGGGGATTATTCCCTTCATTCTTTTTTATGGTTTGCAATGGACAATTCCCCACTTTAGCGAAGAGGTAACAGTCAATCAATGGGGACTTTTTGGCTATTATGTGGCGATCGGCATTGTTTTTAACCTTTTCTATACCGCCGTTAATCTTCCCTATACGGCTTTAACCCCCGAATTAACTCAAAATTATAATGAGAGAACGGGACTGAATAGTTTTCGTTTTGCCTTTTCGATTGGGGGCAGTATTCTCTCTCTCATTCTCTATATTTTAATTGCGGCGGCTCTTCCCAACCGACCGAAAGAACAATTTTGGCAATTGGGATTAATGTGTTGTAGTCTTGCTTTAGTGGCTCTATTGTGGTGTTCTCTGCGACTTCAGGAACGGGGGCGATCGCCGATTCTCTCAATTCGTCAAAAACGTAGTCTAGGCAGATTTTTAGAAATTGTTGGTATTACCTTAATTAGTTTAGGCATTCTCCGAGCCTTACCTTTCAGTGCGACTTGGTTCGGAGGCAAAGGCGGGATCGATTATCTCGTCTTTTTTGAAGTTTTGTTGGGCTTAATGCTTGGAACTTTTGGTTTTACCTTGATGGATACCATTGTCGAACCCCACTTAATGAGTAATCCTAGCGAACAGAAAAGTCAGGATGAGGTTAGCAATTTATCCTACCTACAACAACTCAAGATTGTCTTTAGTAATCGCCCTTTTTTATTCGTAATTGGCATCTATCTTTGCTCCTGGTTAGCGGTGCAATTAACGGCTTCTATTTTGGTCTATTACGTAGTGAGTTGGATGAAACTCCCAGAACAACAATCCGGCACGGTTGCTTTAGCTGTACAGGGAACGGCCCTAATAATGCTCTTTTTTTGGCAATGGGTTTGTCAACGCTTGGATAAAAAAATTGTTTATTTACTGGGTATGGTGATTTGGATTGGAGCGGAAGTGGGGCTTTGGTTATTGCAGCCAGGTCAAGTTAGCTTAATGTATGGACTGGCTATTTTAACTGGCTTTGGGGTTTCTGTGGCCTATCTCATTCCCTGGTCGATGATTCCTGATGTGGTCGATCTAGATGAGTTAACAACGGGCAAACGACGGGAAGGAATTTTCTATGCGTTTATGGTTTTATTACAGAAAATTGGTTTAGCTCTAGGCTTGTTTCTAGTGGGTATTACCTTAGAAGCGGCTGGATTTATGCCTCGCATTCCGGGCCAACCAATTCCAATTCAGCCTCCCTCGGCTTTATTTGCCATTCGTTTTGCGATCGCCCCTTTACCGGCTGCTTTTTTAATTATTGGTTTAGTGCTGGCCTATTTTTATCCGATTACGAGAGAGGTACATGGAACCATTCGTTTACAATTACAGGAACGGTATCTCAATAATACACAATCTTCAGATTAA